The region aaaatgttTCCTAtactattttcttataaaaaaaggCTCATAGCAAATGTCTCGTAGAAAATCGATTTTTATAAGAATTTTGAATGAATTTTTGGAAAAtggaaagattttttttgattattttcctTCAACAAGTGACACTTGCTATTATAGCTCTAAGAGAAATATGGGATTATGTGAAGGAATCcattattttctgaaaatatcATCGAAtgtatcacaaaaaaaaaatatgacaaaaaattgtaaaataaaatatggctTAAATATTTCTACAGATAAACACAATTCACAAATGACAAGTAtggtattaaagaaaaaatcatagtCTTTTTACTACTGAAAATTTTCTGCATAAAAGTTAGTAGCAAggtttatttttacattttcttactAGCTTTATcaataattcatatataaaaaaagataactgtaatttttaatttaataattaaatttggaaaTATTGCAATTTGGTATTATTAATCCATAGAATAATACTATATCAGATAGtcaataattcaaaattaatcTACTGTATTTGCAGATCCACCATCTAAGGATCCAACGACAGCCACAATACTAGTTGTTATTACTTTACCCAATAAAATAATGGAAAATAAAggaatattatatatgtaatatctTAATGTGAaatatacaagttttttttttggtaaactgTGAGATATGCAAGATTAAACAAAGACTTTTACATgattgtcaaaacaaaaaaaacaaacactttTACATAAAAGAAAAGCCTTTTAAAACTACATATTGGTGGAATCTAGATGAAAGAAGATAATATCTAACAAGAGTTTTAGTAgtatttttcatagtttttaagAAACCGCTAGGCGTTATGTAGACGGTAAtccagcgcctagcgcctaaaaCGCCTAGTCGGAGTTTAGACGTTTTAGGCATTTTaagcgtttacaacataaaatcattatatgtataatattatgtaaaaatatatgttacaagaaataaaaaataataaactataaggtcaaattagaaaaattcatttatttatgtacatttataaatatgtatatatatatataacttaaattttaaatatatgtaattaaaagttaaaatatatattaaaataatattatataattttaggcAGTTCAGGTTTTTGCTGAGCGTCTAGCGTCTAGAGCGTCTAGGCGACCGCCTATACCGCTTGCTTGAACACTTTTTCTTAATACCATTtctatataaagaaaacatatcaacaataaaaaaaaataacccgTAAGCTCGCATGAATCCCTACCATCATCTCATTTTTCATAATCATGCAAAATATCATCATCGAGTCTTTGTGTGTTTCATGAAAATAATCAGTAAGTAGTTTTTTAAGTTCATTTGGTTGATGTAAGGGCTTAGATTTCGATTGATCCTTGCTTATGAGATGATCGTAATGCTAGATTAACCTACGCTAAGTTAATCTAGAACATATATAAATGGATTACAGCGCCGCGTTGAATCTCATAAATGTTTTACATATATAAGTACTTTTTAGACGTGCGGTTAATGCATGTTTATAAAATGTCAATTAattcatagttttttaaaaaaaaaaatatgtgcgTTATCCTGTCATATTCAATGTAAATCGAATCAACAacttaaaataattatgtaCACTGTTATATTATCCACATAAAGCACCTCAAATTTCGACATTGTATCATTTTGCAAATTACATACAcgactatatatatagcttatacTATGTTCATATCAATGTTAGTTTATCTTCTCCCACTATTTAACTGAtcatatcataaatatatttcaccattttattatataatgcatatatattaaaacttgtGTTCACCAATTTTCTTAATCATCCGTTGTCCCACGCAAATAGCGGCTATCATCTATGTCAGTATTTCTCTCTTACTATATATGATTCGTTCAAAGTACAATTATGTCCGGTATTTAACAGTTGTATACATATGCTGTGGTTTCAAAAGGAATAATTAGTATGCCTATTCAAAACTACCCTTATTTGTTCATACAAATTCGAAAATTAgggaattaaattaaaaaatattgtatgcACATGGGTTAATTGCAAAAGAAATGTAATTATGATGTTAGTAGTTAGTAGAGAGGTACGGTATTGaataattgttttaatatatacattttttaaggaAGATCTATATATTCAGTTATACATCAGTTTTTCCTGTGGGCAAACTTCTCCTACCCATTGTTTTAGGAAGATATGTCGAATAACGAAAACTGCCTACAACTACttgtgtattatttttgttttaatttgctGGATGTGTCTGCCCAAACCATTACCactgtttatataaaattatatagtacgaggaaaatgaaaagaaatttaaaatttatgagtTCCAAGGTCTCTACATAAAGAGGAGCCCTAGCAAGACAAAAATTGAAACCCAAACTcatgttttgtttccttttctttactcagataaaataaaaatgctttCTACTGAATGTGAAACAGTGAGCGTACCAAATATTTTAGTGCCGTTGCATGAACATCTTTTATCATGTACAGAAGAATCTATCTATTCTTGTGATTTGTGTTACGGTGAAAATGGCATCGCCTATCAGTGCACAGAGTGCGGCTATCGGCTACACAAAGACTGTATCCAGCGCTTTCTCAGCTACCCATCTCCGTGCGGTCACTCCCTCAAGATCTCCATGCCCAATAGATCACCTCAGTATGCAAATGACCGATGCCATTTTTGTCAAAGCAATCTTGCTTCTCCGTTTGCTCGTTGCACGATGTGCAACATAAACATTAGCCTAATTTGTATGGGAAGTCAACCACCACCCACTATTTGTGAACCAAAGCATCACAAGCATAGCCTCACTCTGTTGGTAAGGTTAGTCACCTTTATATGTAATGCATGTGGTGTGGAAGGCGACCGCAATCCTTACGTATGTCTTGAATGCAATCTGATGGTCCACAAAGATTGTATCGAGATGCTACCTCGAGTCATATGCATCAACCGGCATGATCATCGCATCTCTCATACTTTCCATATTGGTCAAGGAGAAGGAGATTGGGAGTGTGGAGTTTGTCGGAAGACGATTGATTGGGTATACGGAGCTTTTAAATGCTCTCGTTGTCCTAGTTACGCCGTTCATTCAAGATGTGCAACGAAAAAGGAAGTGTGGGATTTTAAAGAACTTGAAGATgtgcctgaagaagaagaagaaatcgaagagCCATTCAAGGTATTCAGAGAAAACGAGATCATTCATTTTAGTCATGAAGAACATGTTCTCAGATTGGATGATGAGAATAATGTTAACACGCGCTGCGGAGGTTGCATTCTTGCTATCAACGGCGATCCATGCTACAAATGCGTGGAATGTGATTTCGTGCTTCACAAAGCGTGTGCTAGTCTGCCTCGGAAGAAGAGACATTTGTTGCACAACCATAAACTCACTCTACAAGTTGATGACTCTTCAGGATTTACATGTAAAGCTTGTGAAACCTGTTCTAATGGTTTCAGGTACAAATGTCTTGACGACAATTGCGAAGATGATGTTGTGTATGATGTTCGGTGTAGTTCGGTATCGGAACCATTTCAGCATGATCTGCATCCACATCCCTTATACTGAACATTGGAAAGTTCCAAACGATGTCAAGCTTGTGGCACAAAAAGCGACGATAATCTCCTAAACTGCACCGTCTGTGATGATTGCGCTTTTTGCATGAAGTGCACTACTCTACCAAGGAAGGTAAAACACAGGTGCGATGATCATTTTCTGTCATTATGTCAAGGTGTGGGAAACGCAAGCGGTGACTTGTGGTGTGATATTTGTGAGACCAAGACAGATCCAAGTGTATGTTACTATACCTGTGAAGAATGTGGGCTAAGTCTCCATCTTGATtgtgttcttggagatttttattatatgaaGGTAGGAGTCACGGAAATGATCGGGATTGAAGTATTTGCCAACCATGGAGTTACTCGACCTTTTTGCTTCGTTTGTGATGTTCATCATTGCAAGTGTCCCTTCATCGCGTGGATAGATATGGGAGAAGAAGACTACTCTACTGGCTATATTTGTTCGATGAACTGTGTATTCACACTAGCTGATAAAAATTAGGGTAGAgcttaaaactgaaaaaatgaGCCATTTGATATGTGTCCCGATGCTGCAAGAAACACTATACACATatgttgttttaaattttaattgaatgtaaaattattttcaaaccaaaaacctTTTGTACAATGAATGCTTCAattatttagcaaaaaaaaagacaatgaatGCTTCAGTTTGTTTGAAAGAGTTCTGAAAATGATTGTAAGAGCCGAATAGCACAAATGAAAGAGTTCAGGCATATAGGTTGTTGTAGACTAGGTAAAACCGAAGAGCTGAATGGcgaatacatatatacataccgGGGAAAAAGCTTGGTGTCACTGAATATATGCAGTGGCTCGAGGATCGAGCAACCTGATAAATACATCAAGGAATAGGAACAGATGATGAAGAGCCAGAGGTCTACTCAGATAGTTACATCAATTTATCTAAGGTCAAACAAAAACCTATGAAGCCAAAAACACTAACAGGTGAAATGTTAATCCCAATGTTAAtcacaaagagaaaagaaatttgCAATTTTGAGACTATTGTAGCTGAAAAAATGACTCCCTTAACATTCGGCTTTGTGACATATTTACATTCTTCCTATGTGGTCCAATGATAAGTTACAAGGAGAAATGTGATTAAACAaacccaatatatatatatatgaatttgtgATATTGATTATGGTATGAGAAACATAGAAAGGTACGTGTATAGATACtaagaaattaattaacatagAAAGTTATAATTAGCAGTCTAATTAAGGTGTCAAGGGAAGTTCATCCTCTTGCATGGGCTCTTCTTCTCCGGACATGGTTTCTTCAACCTCATCTGTTTCGTTATCTACATAAGCCTGAGAACTCACTATCTGCCCTCTCAAGTCCTTGTGTTTCAAGCTACCTGCAAATTCAATTAATATCTCAAAACTCAGTTTCCATAAACAAGAGTGCTCAAATGCTACTGACTTAGTAGAAAGAAAGATTAGTTAATTTCGAGAGACAGAAGCAAAACTAATTGGGTTTTTTTGTAGTACCCATCCAGAAGTTGGAGCCGCCTGATGTTGTATGGAGAAGAGCTTTAACGTGAAACAGAAAACGCTCTAAAGATCTCTTTGTTGCTGGTATTTTGCTGGTTATGGCTGTTTGTTTCATACCCTAACCTCCCCAAAAACATTACTCCATTGTCATATTTGTTCTGTGTCTGAGGagaagcaaagaaaaaacacaGACACAAACAGGTGTCTTAGAACTACTAACCTTGGCTTCAGAACATAGAGCCTGTAACGTTCTTGTAGCCTTCTGGAGATCTTTGACCTGATTCATATATCAATTGTGAAGATTTTCAGTGGACTAAGAGAGATACAGTCAAAGAAAATGCATAGAATACAACTTCTTACCAACTGGATGACTAGTTCCTTATGATCTTGAAAATGTGCTTCCAGGAAATCAAAAActgcattatttttttattttgtttcccaTCATCAAATATCAAATTAGCAAGCGAGCTAATCAGATATTTCAACTATTGTACGATAAGAAGCTGGAGAAAATTTTTACCTTTAAGAAACGAGTCCACATACTTCCCACCATACTTGATAGCCATGCCATGGATTGTCACCTGTTTAATTCATCTTTACATGAATCTTGCACGCAGAATGTGTTATACTCATGATAATTAACAGCAAAAAGTGGTTACCTTTTCATGAGATCGGCACAAGTTGACTAAAGACACTACCACATTTACAGTTTTCTGAATCTTTTTCAAGTGTGCTTCAGTAGCTTCAGATTGACAGCTTTGTCGTTTCTCTGAGCTAACTGTCTTCACCTAATTACACATGGTAGAACACAATAGTGATAACTTTAATTCTATATTAGAGAAGATTATTAAGTAAAGAACCGGACAAAACGTAGATGGATTACTGACCAGTTTGTTAAGAATTGCAATATTCTCTTCATGCTGTACCAGCGAAAGGGAGGCTATTAGTCTCTAACGGAATTACTGACTCAAACAAATATGAGATAGCTAAGAATTTGCTTACCAATGTCCTGTACCATCCTCTGAAAGTAGCTGCACATAGGGTAGGGAATTCATNAGGGATTCATGATCACGgggatcatcatcttctcctgtTGACTTGGATAGAGAGGCCTAATGCAAACAAATTCCAGAGACGTGATATAAATTAAGTTAAATGATACACGTTTTCCTATGAAATATGTATTTAACCATTTGCAGATTTCTATTTCAGAATGTAACAGTTAAACATGACCCACGCGGTcgtttttgtgttttaaaaaaactttcagATTGCATCAAACTCTATGCAAAGTAGAGCCCAGCGAAAGATTTTTCCTTGTACCTGAGGCAAAATAGTACAAGCAAGCTCATCAAGCAAATCAGATGTGGATCCACTGGCTTCCAAGTATATTCGCAATATGGTCTGTACCATCTCACCCTGCAAGAAATCCAAAGCTATTCACATTGAGAATATTGAGCACTGCCTTAAATTGTCTGACCCATTAAATTTGACACAGATGGACATACTTTGTTCTTCAGACCCTTATTCTCAGTACTATCTTCGATCCATTTATGCCTGAGAAGTTTCTCAGCAGAAGTTCCCAGTTTAGCATGTAGACTGGGTACAAGACCCTGAGAATGGCCTGGACATCTCTTTTTGGTAGCTTCTTCTGATACCTTGCCAAGATATTTTTGCGCAGAGGTCATCACTAACTGTAGAGTGAGAAGACATTCGAAGGCCAGATCAAAGGAGAAGGAACATGCTGCAGCAACATTTAACAATCACAACGAGAGTTAGAATAAGATATAGCATATGATAGGAAATCATCGGTAAAAACCAAGATTTATACCcttatttaaaatatcttcaaagAAATAATAAACGCCAATATACAAGTACTCCTTTGTCCCAGGTGAAGGGAAAGGTTGGATGTCCGGAAAGCTAGCAACTGATATTTCAGTTGGCTGGAAGGCTTCAAGAAGATTCAGCAGCAGTGATTTGTCTGTTTCAAACTCAGGGAGGATCATCATCTGTGACTCaggaagaaataaaaaaagattgggAATTGGAATTAGCATATGTGTATCTAAGTTAAAGGAACTAAATTCAACCAATGTACAACTAGTTAAGTTAGGAAGTAGCAACTTTGGTAACCATATGCATCACAAAATTGGCATCAGGATAAGATATAAATTACCTTGCTGAAACAGTACAACACTTCTTTGCACACCATTGTATAAACCAGAGATTCAGAAACCACAATATTGGATGTGTTCGGGTTTCCAGCCATAGAAAACTCATCTCTCCAACTAATTTGAGAAGTTTCATCACCTATTATCATTTAGGTCGGATTAGACCAAGCTAAATCAATATCTTTAGCTCGCAGCAGGTTGATAATCTCCAGTTATCTTACCTTTTACTAGCAAGGAAATtgctatatttatatgtatcCTGAGGCTTGGAAAAAGTCCTTTTATTTGACTAAGAAGTTCAACCAATTTGAATCTTCCGACACAACCTGGAGCGCTTCCACGTTTAAAAGGATATTGTTTACCATGAGGAACAAGATAATCCAGCTTGTTGTGAAGATCATGTAAGAGATACAAATACACAGGTAGCTATGATAGAAAATAACAAGATGGTAAGTTNNNNNNNNNNNNNNNNNNNNNNNNNNNNNNNNNNNNNNNNNNNNNNNNNNNNNNNNNNNNNNNNNNNNNNNNNNNNNNNNNNNNNNNNNNNNNNNNNNNNNNNNNNNNNNNNNNNNNNNNNNNNNNNNNNNNNNNNNNNNNNNNNNNNNNNNNNNNNNNNNNNNNNNNNNNNNNNNNNNNNNNNNNNNNNNNNNNNNNNNNNNNNNNNNNNNNNNNNNNNNNNNNNNNNNNNNNNNNNNNNNNNNNNNNNNNNNNNNNNNNNNNNNNNNNNNNNNNNNNNNNNNNNNNNNNNNNNNNNNNNNNNNNNNNNNNNNNNNNNNNNNNNNNNNNNNNNNNNNNNNNNNNNNNNNNNNNNNNNNNNNNNNNNNNNNNNNNNNNNNNNNNNNNNNNNNNNNNNNNNNNNNNNNNNNNNNNNNNNNNNNNNNNNNNNNNNNNNNNNNNNNNNNNNNNNNNNNNNNNNNNNNNNNNNNNNNNNNNNNNNNNNNNNNNNNNNNNNNNNNNNNNNNNNNNNNNNNNNNNNNNNNNNNNNNNNNNNNNNNNNNNNNNNNNNNNNNNNNNNNNNNNNNNNNNNNNNNNNNNNNNNNNNNNNNNNNNNNNNNNNNNNNNNNNNNNNNNNNNNNNNNNNNNNNNNNNNNNNNNNNNNNNNNNNNNNNNNNNNNNNNNNNNNNNNNNNNNNNNNNNNNNNNNNNNNNNNNNNNNNNNNNNNNNNNNNNNNNNNNNNNNNNNNNNNNNNNNNNNNNNNNNNNNNNNNNNNNNNNNNNNNNNNNNNNNNNNNNNNNNNNNNNNNNNNNNN is a window of Camelina sativa cultivar DH55 unplaced genomic scaffold, Cs unpScaffold00506, whole genome shotgun sequence DNA encoding:
- the LOC104773248 gene encoding uncharacterized protein LOC104773248; this translates as MLSTECETVSVPNILVPLHEHLLSCTEESIYSCDLCYGENGIAYQCTECGYRLHKDCIQRFLSYPSPCGHSLKISMPNRSPQYANDRCHFCQSNLASPFARCTMCNINISLICMGSQPPPTICEPKHHKHSLTLLVRLVTFICNACGVEGDRNPYVCLECNLMVHKDCIEMLPRVICINRHDHRISHTFHIGQGEGDWECGVCRKTIDWVYGAFKCSRCPSYAVHSRCATKKEVWDFKELEDVPEEEEEIEEPFKVFRENEIIHFSHEEHVLRLDDENNVNTRCGGCILAINGDPCYKCVECDFVLHKACASLPRKKRHLLHNHKLTLQVDDSSGFTCKACETCSNGFRYKCLDDNCEDDVVYDVRCSSVSEPFQHDLHPHPLY
- the LOC109131550 gene encoding Fanconi anemia group D2 protein-like, giving the protein MAIKYGGKYVDSFLKVFDFLEAHFQDHKELVIQLVKDLQKATRTLQALCSEAKGMKQTAITSKIPATKRSLERFLFHVKALLHTTSGGSNFWMGSLKHKDLRGQIVSSQAYVDNETDEVEETMSGEEEPMQEDELPLTP